The following are from one region of the Candidatus Abyssobacteria bacterium SURF_5 genome:
- a CDS encoding (4Fe-4S)-binding protein: MSKHEVYDQLAEHLNSMPIGAPKTPELIEILKILYTKEEADLAVKLPFLPMTVDALVDRTGMAEKMLKPMLDRMAKKGIVFEQLGGDEPMYRLLPTVVGFSETPFWPGKRTPETEKLAVLWRKYARDAFFHEIGGLSETPLVRVIPVQESLSETRKVSPYEKLVEKVKETSYQAVAHCPCRLMREYSGDGKCEHSTENCLHFGSLARYMVANGMARELTVDETLAILKKSNEEGLVHVTGNHQAEIDTICNCCADACIFLTGLLAMGEKNMFARSNFVSQINQETCVECGTCEERCPVKAISLSDGPARVDEDKCIGCGVCFPTCPSESISLAPRPETEQLPVLPPGEMVMKVMAEKGRAFKF; encoded by the coding sequence ATGAGCAAGCATGAAGTGTACGATCAACTGGCCGAACATCTCAATTCTATGCCTATTGGCGCACCGAAGACGCCGGAACTGATTGAAATTTTGAAAATCCTTTACACAAAGGAGGAAGCGGATCTGGCTGTCAAGCTGCCTTTCCTGCCGATGACTGTTGATGCGCTTGTCGATCGCACCGGCATGGCCGAAAAAATGCTGAAACCTATGCTCGATAGGATGGCGAAAAAGGGGATCGTGTTCGAGCAACTTGGCGGAGATGAGCCGATGTACCGGCTTCTTCCCACCGTTGTCGGCTTCAGCGAGACGCCCTTCTGGCCGGGCAAGCGAACTCCCGAAACGGAAAAACTCGCCGTTCTGTGGCGGAAATACGCGCGCGATGCATTCTTCCATGAAATCGGCGGTCTTTCCGAAACCCCGCTCGTCCGCGTCATTCCGGTTCAGGAATCCCTCTCCGAAACCCGCAAGGTATCTCCCTATGAGAAACTGGTCGAGAAAGTGAAAGAGACTTCCTATCAGGCAGTCGCCCATTGTCCGTGCCGGCTCATGAGGGAATATTCCGGCGACGGAAAATGCGAACATTCCACCGAAAACTGCTTGCACTTCGGCAGTCTGGCGCGTTATATGGTCGCCAACGGGATGGCGCGTGAACTTACTGTCGATGAGACATTGGCAATCCTCAAGAAGTCAAACGAGGAAGGCTTGGTGCACGTTACCGGAAATCATCAGGCGGAAATCGATACGATCTGCAACTGCTGCGCCGACGCCTGCATTTTCCTGACCGGACTCCTGGCCATGGGCGAGAAGAACATGTTTGCCCGCTCCAATTTCGTCTCGCAGATAAATCAGGAAACCTGCGTCGAGTGCGGCACGTGCGAAGAAAGATGCCCGGTGAAAGCCATTTCGCTCAGTGATGGCCCGGCCCGGGTAGACGAAGATAAATGCATTGGATGCGGTGTGTGCTTTCCGACGTGCCCCTCTGAATCTATTTCGCTTGCGCCGCGCCCTGAGACCGAACAGTTGCCCGTCCTGCCACCCGGCGAGATGGTCATGAAGGTAATGGCAGAGAAAGGACGTGCGTTCAAGTTCTGA